One genomic region from Clarias gariepinus isolate MV-2021 ecotype Netherlands chromosome 20, CGAR_prim_01v2, whole genome shotgun sequence encodes:
- the btr01 gene encoding E3 ubiquitin-protein ligase TRIM39 encodes MSIQTMSMPVDFLSEEQFSCSICLEIFTNPVSTPCGHSFCQSCITSYWDSRGTACLCPLCKESFHKRPELHINHTLKDITEQFKRMADSSGSPGISTSAQAESSQSPQLSQKMSGGPSRPGELPRGLLKEMKNRFQRTSSSGNLLETSLSSSSSMPSYEASRRRFSASASGPASSTTPQCSKHGLSLDMFCRKDQMCVCSLCAEGDHHGHSVVPARREMTVKKSQLGVMEEEVQSLITAREKKIEEIQMSLVNIQVNTQHEVEITESMFRAMISSLERSQAEMLEVVQVGRAAAELRSQALIRDLQLEITELRKRSSTLSQLSQTPDHLSFFKTYPALSAGPPLKSWTDVTLTPDPTAGVVLKNVTQIVDKLQDELRKLPQICLQSAMESSIKQEPRLCKMQDYALDVTLDRDSAHPRLMISEDCKQVYCSDRHQAVMDTPERFDRVVCVLGCQGFSSGRHYWEVYVGEKTDWDLGVANRSVNRKGKISVSPANGYWLLSLRENNEFAFRASPSMPIYPNPKPQKVGIYIDYEKGQVSFYNADTMALIYTNVYFFTETIYPCFSPCTNKSGKNEGPLVICPIRPA; translated from the exons ATGTCCATCCAGACCATGTCCATGCCTGTAGACTTCTTGTCTGAGGAGCAGTTCTCCTGCTCCATCTGCCTGGAGATTTTCACCAACCCCGTATCCACACCATGTGGCCACAGCTTCTGTCAATCCTGCATCACATCGTACTGGGACAGTCGTGGCacggcctgcctctgtccactgTGCAAGGAGAGCTTCCACAAGCGGCCAGAGCTCCACATCAACCACACGCTCAAAGACATCACAGAGCAGTTTAAACGAATGGCGGACAGCTCTGGAAGCCCTGGGATCTCCACCAGTGCCCAAGCGGAGAGCTCTCAGTCTCCTCAGCTCTCGCAGAAAATGAGCGGTGGGCCATCTCGACCTGGAGAGCTTCCCAGAGGGCTGCTGAAGGAAATGAAGAACAGGTTCCAAAGGACATCTTCCAGTGGGAATTTGTTGGAAACGTCATTGTCGTCGTCTTCATCAATGCCTTCATACGAGGCCAGCAGGAGGAGGTTCAGTGCTAGCGCGTCCGGACCAGCGAGCTCAACCACACCACAGTGTAGCAAGCATGGACTTAGCCTGGATATGTTCTGCAGGAAAgaccagatgtgtgtgtgctcattgTGTGCCGAGGGCGACCACCATGGCCACTCTGTGGTGCCGGCGCGGCGGGAGATGACGGTTAAGAAG TCTCAGCTTGGGGTCATGGAAGAGGAGGTGCAGAGTTTAATCACAGCCAGAGAGAAGAAGATTGAAGAAATTCAAATGTCCCTTGTCAACATTCAA GTGAACACACAGCACGAGGTGGAGATCACGGAGAGCATGTTCCGTGCCATGATCAGTTCTTTGGAGAGATCTCAGGCTGAGATGTTGGAGGTAGTGCAGGTGGGCCGTGCTGCTGCGGAACTCCGTTCACAGGCCCTGATCCGGGACCTTCAGCTGGAGATCACTGAGCTGAGGAAGAGGAGCAGCACGCTGTCTCAGCTCTCTCAGACCCCCGACCACCTCAGCTTCTTCAAG ACATATCCAGCCCTCTCTGCTGGACCTCCGTTGAAGAGCTGGACAGATGTGACTTTGACGCCTGACCCCACAGCTGGAGTAGTGCTTAAAAACGTCACTCAAATTGTGGACAAACTCCAGGACGAGCTGAGGAAGCTGCCACAGATCT gTCTACAATCAGCGATGGAATCATCTATAAAACAAGAACCCC GACTTTGCAAAATGCAGGACTATGCAT TGGACGTTACTCTGGACCGAGACTCCGCCCACCCTAGACTGATGATCTCCGAGGACTGTAAGCAGGTCTACTGCAGTGACCGGCATCAAGCCGTGATGGACACGCCCGAACGTTTCGACcgtgtggtgtgtgtgctcGGCTGCCAGGGCTTCAGCTCAGGTCGCCACTACTGGGAGGTCTACGTGGGTGAGAAGACAGACTGGGACCTGGGTGTGGCTAATCGCTCAGTCAACCGCAAGGGGAAGATCTCGGTCAGTCCTGCTAACGGCTACTGGCTCCTGAGTCTGagagaaaataatgaatttgcCTTCCGCGCCAGTCCGTCAATGCCCATTTACCCCAACCCCAAACCTCAGAAGGTTGGGATTTACATTGACTATGAAAAAGGACAGGTGTCCTTCTATAACGCTGACACCATGGCACTGATTTACACCAATGTCTACTTCTTTACTGAAACAATATACCCGTGTTTCAGCCCCTGCACCAACAAATCTGGTAAAAACGAGGGCCCTCTTGTCATTTGTCCCATCAGGCCAGCTTAG